A genome region from Deinococcus sp. KNUC1210 includes the following:
- a CDS encoding DoxX family protein, producing MTRSSIRSRRFGVGLLSALFIGAGSLHFLRPQPFDSIVPSWVPDARTATLLSGAAELAGGLGLLFPATRTPASWGLILLLLAVFPANLNMAQDPEKYGLPGWALWARLPLQPLLMWWVWKNRR from the coding sequence ATGACCCGCTCTTCCATCCGTTCCCGGCGCTTCGGCGTGGGCCTGCTGTCTGCACTGTTCATCGGCGCGGGTTCGCTGCACTTCCTTCGCCCTCAGCCCTTCGACAGCATCGTGCCGAGTTGGGTGCCCGATGCCCGAACCGCCACGCTGCTGAGCGGCGCGGCAGAGCTGGCAGGCGGCCTGGGCCTGCTGTTTCCCGCCACCCGCACGCCCGCGAGCTGGGGCCTGATCCTGCTGCTGCTGGCAGTGTTCCCGGCCAATCTGAACATGGCCCAGGACCCGGAAAAATACGGACTGCCGGGCTGGGCGCTGTGGGCGAGGCTGCCGCTGCAACCGCTGCTGATGTGGTGGGTGTGGAAGAACAGGAGGTAA
- a CDS encoding ABC transporter ATP-binding protein, which produces MTAPPAPASDLALQALGLRHAFGETEVLHGLSLQVGRGEVVAVTGPSGSGKSTLLHLLGGLDRPNAGEVSWGGVRIDTLSTQARAQRRAQAVGLVFQHHYLLPDLDVLGNLMVPGMLLRQDLRGRARELLAAVGMSGRERAMPEQLSGGERQRVALARALVARPAILLADEPTGSLDTANAHAVATLLIELAKQDESGVLLVTHDEALASRADRRLHLLDGALTDE; this is translated from the coding sequence GTGACCGCCCCTCCTGCCCCCGCATCCGACCTCGCTCTTCAGGCCCTGGGGCTGCGTCACGCCTTCGGTGAAACCGAGGTGCTGCACGGCCTCTCGCTTCAGGTGGGGCGCGGTGAGGTGGTGGCGGTGACCGGGCCGAGCGGCAGCGGCAAGAGTACGCTGCTGCATCTGCTGGGCGGTCTGGACCGGCCCAATGCCGGGGAGGTGTCGTGGGGCGGCGTGCGGATCGACACGCTCAGCACCCAGGCCCGTGCCCAGCGGCGGGCCCAGGCGGTAGGACTGGTGTTTCAGCACCATTACCTGCTGCCCGATCTGGACGTGCTGGGCAACCTGATGGTGCCGGGCATGCTGCTGCGCCAGGACCTGCGGGGCCGGGCGCGCGAACTGCTGGCGGCGGTGGGCATGTCCGGACGCGAACGCGCCATGCCCGAACAGCTCTCGGGTGGAGAGCGGCAGCGCGTCGCCCTGGCCCGTGCGCTGGTGGCCCGCCCCGCCATTCTGCTGGCCGACGAGCCCACCGGCAGCCTCGATACCGCCAATGCACACGCCGTCGCCACCCTGCTGATCGAGCTGGCAAAACAGGACGAATCGGGCGTGCTGCTCGTGACCCACGACGAAGCGCTGGCGAGCCGCGCCGACCGCCGCCTTCACCTGCTGGACGGCGCTCTGACAGACGAGTGA
- a CDS encoding N-acetylmuramoyl-L-alanine amidase has protein sequence MTLDVAMRVRGYLTQRGVKVIMVRSRDTQLSTDKRTDLEARSRLARAGTVNAYISIHVNSGDSSADGIETYYFGSTLNTSNRSLAVQENGGGSIGQQLTRQASGTAQNLVGDLLAQAKLSFSAQLAKSVQSQLIGMTGATNRGVQSDAFYVIRNPTVPAILTEIGFGSNPSEGSKLAQAGYRDRVAGAIATGILKFLKVN, from the coding sequence GTGACGCTGGACGTGGCGATGCGGGTGCGCGGCTACCTGACGCAGCGCGGCGTGAAGGTGATCATGGTTCGCAGCCGCGACACCCAGCTCTCGACCGACAAACGCACCGATCTGGAAGCCCGTTCGAGGCTGGCACGCGCAGGCACGGTCAATGCCTATATCAGCATCCACGTGAACAGCGGCGACAGTTCGGCGGACGGCATCGAGACGTATTACTTCGGCAGCACCCTGAACACCTCGAACCGCTCGCTGGCCGTGCAGGAGAACGGTGGTGGCAGCATCGGGCAGCAGCTCACGCGGCAGGCCAGCGGCACCGCACAGAATCTGGTGGGCGACCTGCTGGCACAGGCGAAACTGTCGTTCAGTGCTCAGCTCGCCAAGAGCGTGCAGAGTCAGCTGATCGGGATGACCGGGGCGACCAACCGGGGCGTGCAGTCTGACGCCTTCTACGTCATCCGGAATCCGACCGTTCCGGCGATCCTGACCGAGATCGGCTTCGGGAGCAACCCCAGCGAAGGGTCCAAGCTCGCGCAGGCAGGCTACCGCGACCGCGTCGCCGGGGCCATCGCCACCGGCATCCTGAAGTTTCTGAAAGTCAACTGA
- a CDS encoding acetate--CoA ligase, which yields MDDALLHAPLVSPTAALSAAAPVSAAEAARLQALPPTEYWLEIARELNWMTPPERGLEGSFGDFSYFRGGTMNVSVNCLDRHDPQTVALRYEREDGITETWSYGELTDAVARFAACLEDLGVRKGDRVGIDLSNCPEAFIAIQACYRIGAIYSVIFAGFSAGAVRDRLEDAQPKVVVCTDATLRRGKVVPLKATLDEARSGVASIEAVIVARRIDAQAVLRADEHDFHTLLSAQTRRAAPVAMEANEPGFIIYTSGTTSKPKGLVHSGVGFLVGTYANVKWALNLRPDDTYWCTADVGWLTFPIFALVGGLAQGAAHVIYEGSIDTPTPERPYQMIEKYGVTKIFTAPTALRMLRRAGDTALSSHDLSTLQLIALVGEPLDPETWHWTQEALGGGRIFVNNTYGQTETGTAWASSMVGLTPTRPGACGQPLPGYRAQVVREDGSHAGPGELGYLTLTEPFPCLARTVWGDHERYHAVYLSEYPGKYAASDAALFDQDGQLWVTGRVDDVMNVAGHRIGTMEMEAALITHPAVSEAAVVARPDAIKGMVPVAFVVPRAGTVGSAELEQQLSDAIVKGVGSIARPARVIVVGTLPRTRSGKIMRRLLRDLLESGEVKGDLTSLENPDAIEVVRGELGVQR from the coding sequence ATGGATGACGCGCTGCTGCACGCCCCGCTCGTTTCGCCCACTGCCGCCCTGAGTGCTGCCGCGCCCGTGAGCGCTGCCGAGGCCGCCCGCCTTCAGGCGTTGCCGCCCACCGAATACTGGCTGGAAATCGCCCGCGAGCTGAACTGGATGACGCCGCCCGAACGGGGCCTGGAGGGAAGTTTTGGCGACTTCAGCTATTTCCGGGGCGGCACCATGAACGTGAGCGTCAACTGTCTGGACCGCCACGACCCGCAGACGGTGGCGCTGCGCTACGAGCGGGAAGACGGCATCACCGAGACCTGGAGCTACGGCGAGCTGACAGACGCGGTGGCCCGCTTTGCCGCCTGCCTGGAAGACCTGGGTGTGAGGAAGGGCGACCGGGTGGGCATCGATCTGAGCAACTGCCCCGAGGCCTTCATCGCCATTCAGGCGTGCTACCGCATCGGGGCAATCTACAGCGTGATCTTCGCGGGCTTCAGTGCGGGTGCCGTGCGCGACCGCCTGGAAGACGCCCAGCCGAAGGTGGTGGTCTGTACCGACGCGACCCTGCGGCGCGGCAAGGTGGTGCCGCTCAAGGCCACGCTGGACGAGGCCAGAAGCGGCGTCGCCAGTATCGAGGCGGTGATCGTGGCCCGCCGCATCGATGCTCAGGCGGTGCTGAGGGCCGATGAACACGACTTCCACACGCTGCTGAGTGCCCAGACCCGCCGCGCCGCGCCGGTTGCGATGGAGGCCAACGAGCCGGGGTTCATCATCTATACCTCGGGAACCACCAGCAAGCCCAAAGGGCTGGTACACAGCGGCGTCGGGTTTCTGGTGGGCACCTATGCCAACGTCAAATGGGCGCTGAATCTGCGGCCCGACGACACCTACTGGTGCACCGCCGACGTGGGCTGGCTGACCTTTCCGATCTTTGCGCTGGTGGGCGGGCTGGCGCAGGGAGCCGCGCACGTCATCTACGAGGGCAGTATCGACACGCCCACGCCGGAACGTCCGTATCAGATGATCGAGAAATACGGCGTGACCAAGATTTTTACCGCGCCCACTGCCCTAAGGATGCTGCGGCGGGCCGGAGACACCGCGCTGAGCAGCCACGACCTCAGTACGCTGCAACTCATCGCGCTGGTGGGCGAGCCGCTCGACCCGGAAACCTGGCACTGGACGCAGGAAGCGCTGGGCGGCGGGCGCATTTTCGTCAACAACACCTACGGACAGACCGAAACCGGCACCGCCTGGGCCAGCAGCATGGTCGGTCTGACGCCGACTCGTCCGGGTGCGTGTGGACAGCCGCTGCCGGGATACCGGGCGCAGGTGGTGCGTGAAGACGGCAGCCACGCCGGGCCGGGCGAACTCGGCTACCTGACGCTGACAGAGCCGTTTCCCTGTCTGGCACGCACAGTCTGGGGCGACCACGAGCGCTACCACGCCGTGTATCTGTCGGAGTATCCGGGCAAGTACGCTGCCTCCGACGCCGCGCTCTTCGATCAGGACGGGCAACTCTGGGTCACGGGCCGCGTGGACGACGTGATGAACGTGGCGGGCCACCGCATCGGCACGATGGAGATGGAAGCGGCGCTCATCACCCATCCTGCCGTGTCGGAAGCGGCGGTGGTCGCCCGGCCCGACGCCATCAAGGGCATGGTGCCGGTGGCTTTCGTGGTGCCGCGTGCAGGCACGGTGGGCAGCGCAGAGCTGGAGCAGCAGCTCTCCGACGCCATCGTGAAGGGTGTGGGCAGCATCGCCCGCCCCGCCCGCGTGATCGTGGTGGGCACGCTGCCACGCACCCGCAGCGGCAAGATCATGCGGCGACTGCTGCGCGACCTGCTCGAATCCGGCGAGGTGAAAGGCGACCTGACGAGCCTGGAGAACCCGGACGCGATTGAGGTGGTGAGAGGGGAACTCGGAGTGCAGCGGTAG